In Mus caroli chromosome 9, CAROLI_EIJ_v1.1, whole genome shotgun sequence, a single window of DNA contains:
- the Grm2 gene encoding metabotropic glutamate receptor 2, which yields MESLLRFLALLLLRGAVAEGPAKKVLTLEGDLVLGGLFPVHQKGGPAEECGPVNEHRGIQRLEAMLFALDRINRDPHLLPGVRLGAHILDSCSKDTHALEQALDFVRASLSRGADGSRHICPDGSYATLSDAPTAITGVIGGSYSDVSIQVANLLRLFQIPQISYASTSAKLSDKSRYDYFARTVPPDFFQAKAMAEILRFFNWTYVSTVASEGDYGETGIEAFELEARARNICVATSEKVGRAMSRAAFEGVVRALLQKPSARVAVLFTRSEDARELLAATQRLNASFTWVASDGWGALESVVAGSERAAEGAITIELASYPISDFASYFQNLDPWNNSRNPWFREFWEERFRCSFRQRDCAAHSLRAVPFEQESKIMFVVNAVYAMAHALHNMHRALCPNTTRLCDAMRPVNGRRLYKDFVLNVKFDAPFRPADTDDEVRFDRFGDGIGRYNIFTYLRADSGRYRYQKVGYWAEGLTLDTSIIPWASPSAGPLPASRCSEPCLQNEVKSVQPGEVCCWLCIPCQPYEYRLDEFTCADCGLGYWPNASLTGCFELPQEYIRWGDAWAVGPVTIACLGALATLFVLGVFVRHNATPVVKASGRELCYILLGGVFLCYCMTFIFIAKPSTAVCTLRRLGLGTAFSVCYSALLTKTNRIARIFGGAREGAQRPRFISPASQVAICLALISGQLLIVAAWLVVEAPGIGKETAPERREVVTLRCNHRDASMLGSLAYNVLLIALCTLYAFKTRKCPENFNEAKFIGFTMYTTCIIWLAFLPIFYVTSSDYRVQTTTMCVSVSLSGSVVLGCLFAPKLHIILFQPQKNVVSHRAPTSRFGSAAPRASANLGQGSGSQLVPTVCNGREVVDSTTSSL from the exons ATGGAATCCCTGCTTAGGTTCctggcactgctgctgctgcgggGTGCTGTGGCCGAGGGCCCAGCCAAGAAGGTGCTGACCCTGGAGGGGGATCTGGTGCTGGGTGGGCTGTTCCCAGTGCACCAGAAGGGTGGCCCAGCAGAGGAGTGTGGACCTGTTAATGAGCATCGTGGCATACAGCGCCTAGAGGCCATGCTTTTTGCACTGGACCGCATCAACCGCGACCCCCACCTGCTGCCTGGGGTGCGCTTGGGCGCGCACATCCTCGACAGCTGCTCCAAGGATACACACGCCCTGGAGCAGGCGCTGGACTTTGTGCGTGCCTCACTCAGCCGTGGGGCTGATGGCTCACGCCACATCTGTCCTGACGGCTCCTATGCTACTCTCAGTGATGCTCCTACAGCCATCACCGGTGTCATTGGCGGCTCCTACAGTGATGTCTCTATCCAG GTGGCCAATCTCCTGCGGCTGTTCCAGATCCCACAGATCAGCTATGCCTCCACCAGCGCCAAGCTGAGCGACAAGTCCCGTTATGATTACTTTGCTCGAACCGTGCCCCCAGACTTCTTCCAAGCCAAGGCCATGGCTGAGATTCTCCGCTTTTTCAACTGGACGTATGTGTCTACGGTGGCATCTGAGGGTGACTATGGAGAGACGGGCATTGAGGCCTTCGAGCTCGAGGCTCGGGCACGCAACATCTGCGTGGCCACTTCTGAGAAGGTGGGCCGTGCCATGAGCCGCGCAGCCTTTGAGGGCGTGGTGCGAGCCCTGTTGCAGAAGCCCAGCGCCCGTGTGGCTGTGCTCTTCACCCGGTCAGAGGATGCCCGTGAGCTGCTTGCAGCCACCCAGCGTCTCAACGCCAGCTTCACCTGGGTGGCCAGCGACGGCTGGGGGGCCCTGGAGAGCGTGGTGGCAGGCAGTGAAAGGGCTGCCGAGGGCGCCATCACCATTGAGCTGGCCTCCTACCCCATCAGTGACTTTGCCTCCTACTTCCAGAACTTGGATCCCTGGAACAATAGCAGAAACCCTTGGTTCCGTGAGTTCTGGGAGGAGAGGTTCCGTTGCAGCTTCCGGCAGCGAGACTGCGCCGCCCACTCTCTGCGGGCCGTGCCCTTTGAACAGGAGTCAAAGATCATGTTTGTGGTCAATGCCGTGTACGCCATGGCCCACGCTCTGCACAACATGCACCGTGCCCTCTGTCCCAATACCACCCGCCTCTGCGATGCCATGAGACCTGTCAATGGGCGCCGCCTCTACAAGGACTTCGTGCTCAATGTCAAGTTTGATG CCCCCTTCCGCCCAGCAGATACCGATGACGAGGTCCGCTTTGACCGCTTTGGAGATGGTATTGGCCGCTACAACATCTTCACCTATCTGCGGGCAGACAGTGGGCGCTATCGCTACCAGAAGGTAGGCTACTGGGCAGAAGGTCTGACTCTGGATACTAGCATCATCCCATGGGCCTCCCCATCAGCTggccccctccctgcctctcgcTGTAGCGAGCCCTGCCTTCAGAATGAGGTGAAGAGCGTGCAGCCCGGCGAGGTCTGCTGCTGGCTCTGCATCCCCTGTCAGCCCTACGAGTACAGGCTGGATGAGTTCACCTGTGCTGACTGTGGCCTGGGCTACTGGCCTAATGCCAGTCTGACTGGATGCTTTGAGCTGCCCCAGGAGTACATCCGCTGGGGCGACGCCTGGGCGGTGGGACCTGTCACCATCGCCTGCCTAGGTGCCCTGGCCACCCTCTTTGTGTTGGGTGTCTTCGTGCGGCATAACGCCACACCCGTGGTCAAGGCCTCGGGGCGGGAGCTTTGCTACATTCTGCTGGGAGGCGTCTTCCTCTGCTACTGCATGACCTTCATCTTCATCGCCAAGCCCTCCACGGCCGTCTGCACCTTACGGCGCCTCGGGTTGGGGACTGCCTTCTCTGTCTGCTATTCAGCCCTCCTCACCAAGACCAATCGCATCGCTCGCATCTTTGGCGGGGCCCGGGAGGGTGCCCAGCGGCCGCGCTTCATCAGTCCCGCCTCACAGGTGGCCATCTGCCTGGCACTTATCTCAGGCCAGCTGCTCATTgttgctgcctggctggtggtgGAGGCACCTGGCATAGGCAAGGAGACAGCCCCTGAGCGGCGGGAAGTGGTGACCTTGCGCTGTAACCACCGTGACGCAAGCATGCTCGGCTCGCTGGCCTACAACGTGCTCCTCATCGCTCTCTGCACGCTCTATGCCTTCAAGACCCGCAAGTGCCCGGAGAACTTCAACGAGGCCAAGTTCATCGGCTTTACCATGTACACCACCTGCATCATCTGGCTGgctttccttcccatcttctaCGTCACCTCCAGTGATTATCGG